One Notolabrus celidotus isolate fNotCel1 chromosome 16, fNotCel1.pri, whole genome shotgun sequence DNA window includes the following coding sequences:
- the LOC117827600 gene encoding uncharacterized protein LOC117827600 yields the protein MATSLGLDATYGPADSVAALAESTLRSDETSTPTHKTKKYVVYETSLMELFKVCPVCTRVCDVRTQRSGTFLSVEQRCPHCDYLRRWNSQPIVGSTPAGNLHLSAAVYLSGASFFKIERVFKAMQLQLFSYNTFRRYARTYIEPAVIHHWKALQDVTLQRLSEETRVVLGGDMRADSPGHSAKFGSYTMMDLNTNKVLDIQLVQSNEVGGSYHMEKEGLKRSLALLNARGVTLHCIVTDRHPQIQKFLRESSITQYYDVWHMEKESYRTQPLTL from the exons ATGGCAACCTCACTAGGGCTAGATGCTACCTATGGCCCTGCAGACTCAGTCGCAGCCTTGGCAGAGTCAACACTGAGGTC AGATGAAACATCTACTCCCacccacaaaacaaaaaaatacgtAGTGTACGAAACCTCCTTAATGGAGTTGTTCAAGGTGTGTCCTGTGTGCACGCGGGTGTGTGATGTGCGGACTCAAAGGTCGGGGACATTCCTGTCTGTGGAACAGCGGTGTCCCCATTGTGATTACCTCAGACGCTGGAATAGCCAACCTATTGTTGGAAGCACTCCAGCTGGAAACCTTCACCTTTCCGCAGCTGTATACCTCAGTGGAGCATCTTTCTTCAAAATAGAAAGG GTGTTCAAGGCAATGCAGCTGCAGCTGTTCAGTTATAACACATTCCGTCGCTATGCCAGAACCTACATCGAGCCAGCAGTCATCCACCATTGGAAAGCACTGCAAGATGTGACCCTGCAACGCCTCAGTGAGGAGACCAGAGTAGTACTTGGTGGTGACATGAGGGCTGACTCTCCAG GGCACTCTGCTAAGTTTGGTAGCTATACCATGATGGACCTCAATACCAACAAAGTCTTGGATATCCAGTTGGTTCAG AGCAATGAGGTTGGTGGGAGCTACCACATGGAAAAAGAGGGCCTGAAGAGGAGCCTGGCATTATTGAATGCACGTGGTGTGACTCTTCACTGCATTGTCACTGACCGCCATCCTCAAATCCAGAAGTTCCTCCGGGAGAGCAGCATCACCCAGTACTATGATGTATGGCACATGGAGAAAG AAAGTTACAGGACCCAACCTTTGACACTGTAG